The Tursiops truncatus isolate mTurTru1 chromosome 6, mTurTru1.mat.Y, whole genome shotgun sequence genome includes a window with the following:
- the CBR4 gene encoding 3-oxoacyl-[acyl-carrier-protein] reductase, with amino-acid sequence MDRVCAVFGGSRGIGKAVARLMAQRGYRLAIVARNLQGARAAAGDLGGDHLALSCDVAKEYDVQNTFEEIEKNLGRVNFLVNAAGINRDNLLVRTNAEDMLSQLHTNLLGSMLTCRAAVKTMIKQQTGSIVNVGSVVGVKGSSGQSVYSASKGGLVAFSRALAKEVARKKIRVNVVAPGFVHTDMTKDLKEEHLKKNIPLGRFGDPIDVAHAVVFLLESPYITGHVLVVDGGLQLTM; translated from the exons ATGGACAGGGTGTGCGCCGTGTTCGGAGGCTCCCGGGGCATCGGCAAGGCGGTGGCCCGCTTGATGGCCCAGAGAGGCTACCGACTGGCCATCGTCGCCCGGAATCTGCAGGGGGCCAGAGCCGCGGCCGGGGACCTGGGCG GAGATCATTTGGCGTTGAGCTGTGATGTTGCCAAAGAATATGATGTTCAAAATACATTTGAAGAGATAGAGAAGAACTTAGGTCGAGTTAATTTCTTGGTAAATGCAGCTGGAATTAACAG gGATAACCTCTTAGTAAGGACAAATGCCGAAGATATGCTATCTCAGCTTCATACTAACCTCTTGGGCTCCATGCTGACCTGTAGAGCTGCCGTGAAGACAATGATTAAACAGCAGACAGGGTCCATTGTGAATGTGG gAAGCGTTGTAGGTGTAAAAGGCAGTTCTGGGCAGTCCGTGTACAGCGCCAGTAAAGGCGGGCTAGTTGCGTTCTCACGCGCTCTTGCTAAAGAAGtagcaagaaagaaaattagagtgAATGTAGTTGCGCCAG GATTTGTTCATACAGATATGACGAAAGACTTGAAAGaagaacatttaaagaaaaacatcccTCTTGGGAGGTTTGGAGACCCCATTGATGTGGCCCATGCAGTCGTGTTTCTTTTAGAGTCTCCGTACATTACAGGGCACGTCCTGGTGGTGGACGGAGGCTTGCAGCTCACCATGTAG